One part of the Eulemur rufifrons isolate Redbay chromosome 16, OSU_ERuf_1, whole genome shotgun sequence genome encodes these proteins:
- the ACVR1B gene encoding activin receptor type-1B isoform X1, translated as MAESARASSFFPLVVLLLAGSGGSGPRGIQALQCACTSCLQANYTCETDGACMVSIFNLDGMEHHVRTCIPKVELVPAGKPFYCLSSEDLRNTHCCYTDFCNKIDLRVPSGHLKEPEHSSMWGPVELVGIIAGPVFLLFLIIIIVFLVINYHQRVYHNRQRLDMEDPSCEMCLSKDKTLQDLVYDLSTSGSGSGLPLFVQRTVARTIVLQEIIGKGRFGEVWRGRWRGGDVAVKIFSSREERSWFREAEIYQTVMLRHENILGFIAADNKDNGTWTQLWLVSDYHEHGSLFDYLNRYTVTIEGMIKLALSAASGLAHLHMEIVGTQGKPGIAHRDLKSKNILVKKNGMCAIADLGLAVRHDAVTDTIDIAPNQRVGTKRYMAPEVLDETINMKHFDSFKCADIYALGLVYWEIARRCNSGGVHEEYQLPYYDLVPSDPSIEEMRKVVCDQKLRPNIPNWWQSYEALRVMGKMMRECWYANGAARLTALRIKKTLSQLSVQEDVKI; from the exons CTCTGCAGTGTGCGTGCACCAGCTGCCTACAGGCCAACTACACGTGTGAAACAGATGGGGCCTGCATGGTTTCCATTTTCAACCTGGATGGAATGGAGCACCATGTGCGCACCTGCATCCCCAAAGTGGAGCTGGTCCCCGCCGGGAAGCCCTTCTACTGCCTGAGCTCAGAGGATCTGCGCAACACCCACTGCTGCTATACTGACTTCTGCAACAAGATCGACCTGAGGGTGCCCAGTG GTCACCTCAAGGAGCCTGAGCACTCTTCCATGTGGGGCCCCGTGGAGCTGGTAGGCATTATTGCCGGCCCGGTGTTCCTCCTGTttctcatcatcatcattgttttCCTTGTCATTAACTATCATCAGCGTGTCTATCACAACCGCCAGAGACTGGACATGGAAGATCCCTCATGTGAGATGTGTCTCTCCAAAGACAAGACGCTCCAAGATCTTGTCTACGATCTCTCCACCTCGGGGTCTGGCTCAG GGTTACCTCTTTTTGTCCAGCGCACAGTGGCCCGAACCATCGTTTTGCAGGAGATTATTGGCAAGGGTCGGTTTGGGGAAGTGTGGCGTGGCCGCTGGAGGGGTGGTGACGTGGCTGTGAAGATTTTCTCTTCTCGCGAAGAGCGGTCTTGGTTCCGGGAAGCGGAGATATACCAGACAGTCATGCTGCGCCACGAGAACATCCTTGGATTCATTGCTGCTGACAACAAAG ATAATGGCACCTGGACACAGctgtggcttgtctctgactATCACGAGCACGGCTCCCTGTTCGATTATCTGAACCGGTACACAGTGACCATCGAGGGCATGATCAAGCTGGCCTTGTCTGCTGCTAGTGGGCTGGCGCACCTGCACATGGAGATCGTGGGCACGCAAG GGAAGCCTGGAATTGCTCATCGAGACTTAAAGTCAAAGAACATCCTGGTGAAGAAGAATGGCATGTGCGCCATCGCAGACCTGGGCCTGGCTGTCCGTCATGATGCGGTCACTGACACCATCGACATTGCCCCAAATCAGAGGGTGGGGACCAAACG ATACATGGCCCCTGAAGTACTTGATGAAACCATTAACATGAAACACTTTGACTCCTTTAAATGTGCTGATATCTATGCCCTCGGGCTGGTATATTGGGAGATTGCTCGAAGATGCAATTCTGGAG GAGTCCATGAGGAATATCAGCTGCCATATTATGACTTAGTGCCCTCTGACCCTTCCATTGAAGAAATGCGAAAGGTCGTATGTGACCAGAAGCTACGTCCCAACATCCCCAACTGGTGGCAGAGTTATGAG GCATTACGGGTGATGGGGAAGATGATGCGAGAGTGTTGGTATGCCAATGGTGCGGCCCGCCTGACTGCTCTGCGCATCAAGAAGACCCTCTCACAGCTCAGCGTGCAGGAAGATGTGAAGATCTAa
- the ACVR1B gene encoding activin receptor type-1B isoform X3, with protein sequence MAESARASSFFPLVVLLLAGSGGSGPRGIQALQCACTSCLQANYTCETDGACMVSIFNLDGMEHHVRTCIPKVELVPAGKPFYCLSSEDLRNTHCCYTDFCNKIDLRVPSGHLKEPEHSSMWGPVELVGIIAGPVFLLFLIIIIVFLVINYHQRVYHNRQRLDMEDPSCEMCLSKDKTLQDLVYDLSTSGSGSERSWFREAEIYQTVMLRHENILGFIAADNKDNGTWTQLWLVSDYHEHGSLFDYLNRYTVTIEGMIKLALSAASGLAHLHMEIVGTQGKPGIAHRDLKSKNILVKKNGMCAIADLGLAVRHDAVTDTIDIAPNQRVGTKRYMAPEVLDETINMKHFDSFKCADIYALGLVYWEIARRCNSGGVHEEYQLPYYDLVPSDPSIEEMRKVVCDQKLRPNIPNWWQSYEALRVMGKMMRECWYANGAARLTALRIKKTLSQLSVQEDVKI encoded by the exons CTCTGCAGTGTGCGTGCACCAGCTGCCTACAGGCCAACTACACGTGTGAAACAGATGGGGCCTGCATGGTTTCCATTTTCAACCTGGATGGAATGGAGCACCATGTGCGCACCTGCATCCCCAAAGTGGAGCTGGTCCCCGCCGGGAAGCCCTTCTACTGCCTGAGCTCAGAGGATCTGCGCAACACCCACTGCTGCTATACTGACTTCTGCAACAAGATCGACCTGAGGGTGCCCAGTG GTCACCTCAAGGAGCCTGAGCACTCTTCCATGTGGGGCCCCGTGGAGCTGGTAGGCATTATTGCCGGCCCGGTGTTCCTCCTGTttctcatcatcatcattgttttCCTTGTCATTAACTATCATCAGCGTGTCTATCACAACCGCCAGAGACTGGACATGGAAGATCCCTCATGTGAGATGTGTCTCTCCAAAGACAAGACGCTCCAAGATCTTGTCTACGATCTCTCCACCTCGGGGTCTGGCTCAG AGCGGTCTTGGTTCCGGGAAGCGGAGATATACCAGACAGTCATGCTGCGCCACGAGAACATCCTTGGATTCATTGCTGCTGACAACAAAG ATAATGGCACCTGGACACAGctgtggcttgtctctgactATCACGAGCACGGCTCCCTGTTCGATTATCTGAACCGGTACACAGTGACCATCGAGGGCATGATCAAGCTGGCCTTGTCTGCTGCTAGTGGGCTGGCGCACCTGCACATGGAGATCGTGGGCACGCAAG GGAAGCCTGGAATTGCTCATCGAGACTTAAAGTCAAAGAACATCCTGGTGAAGAAGAATGGCATGTGCGCCATCGCAGACCTGGGCCTGGCTGTCCGTCATGATGCGGTCACTGACACCATCGACATTGCCCCAAATCAGAGGGTGGGGACCAAACG ATACATGGCCCCTGAAGTACTTGATGAAACCATTAACATGAAACACTTTGACTCCTTTAAATGTGCTGATATCTATGCCCTCGGGCTGGTATATTGGGAGATTGCTCGAAGATGCAATTCTGGAG GAGTCCATGAGGAATATCAGCTGCCATATTATGACTTAGTGCCCTCTGACCCTTCCATTGAAGAAATGCGAAAGGTCGTATGTGACCAGAAGCTACGTCCCAACATCCCCAACTGGTGGCAGAGTTATGAG GCATTACGGGTGATGGGGAAGATGATGCGAGAGTGTTGGTATGCCAATGGTGCGGCCCGCCTGACTGCTCTGCGCATCAAGAAGACCCTCTCACAGCTCAGCGTGCAGGAAGATGTGAAGATCTAa
- the ACVR1B gene encoding activin receptor type-1B isoform X5, whose product MAESARASSFFPLVVLLLAGSGGSGPRGIQALQCACTSCLQANYTCETDGACMVSIFNLDGMEHHVRTCIPKVELVPAGKPFYCLSSEDLRNTHCCYTDFCNKIDLRVPSGHLKEPEHSSMWGPVELVGIIAGPVFLLFLIIIIVFLVINYHQRVYHNRQRLDMEDPSCEMCLSKDKTLQDLVYDLSTSGSGSDNGTWTQLWLVSDYHEHGSLFDYLNRYTVTIEGMIKLALSAASGLAHLHMEIVGTQGKPGIAHRDLKSKNILVKKNGMCAIADLGLAVRHDAVTDTIDIAPNQRVGTKRYMAPEVLDETINMKHFDSFKCADIYALGLVYWEIARRCNSGGVHEEYQLPYYDLVPSDPSIEEMRKVVCDQKLRPNIPNWWQSYEALRVMGKMMRECWYANGAARLTALRIKKTLSQLSVQEDVKI is encoded by the exons CTCTGCAGTGTGCGTGCACCAGCTGCCTACAGGCCAACTACACGTGTGAAACAGATGGGGCCTGCATGGTTTCCATTTTCAACCTGGATGGAATGGAGCACCATGTGCGCACCTGCATCCCCAAAGTGGAGCTGGTCCCCGCCGGGAAGCCCTTCTACTGCCTGAGCTCAGAGGATCTGCGCAACACCCACTGCTGCTATACTGACTTCTGCAACAAGATCGACCTGAGGGTGCCCAGTG GTCACCTCAAGGAGCCTGAGCACTCTTCCATGTGGGGCCCCGTGGAGCTGGTAGGCATTATTGCCGGCCCGGTGTTCCTCCTGTttctcatcatcatcattgttttCCTTGTCATTAACTATCATCAGCGTGTCTATCACAACCGCCAGAGACTGGACATGGAAGATCCCTCATGTGAGATGTGTCTCTCCAAAGACAAGACGCTCCAAGATCTTGTCTACGATCTCTCCACCTCGGGGTCTGGCTCAG ATAATGGCACCTGGACACAGctgtggcttgtctctgactATCACGAGCACGGCTCCCTGTTCGATTATCTGAACCGGTACACAGTGACCATCGAGGGCATGATCAAGCTGGCCTTGTCTGCTGCTAGTGGGCTGGCGCACCTGCACATGGAGATCGTGGGCACGCAAG GGAAGCCTGGAATTGCTCATCGAGACTTAAAGTCAAAGAACATCCTGGTGAAGAAGAATGGCATGTGCGCCATCGCAGACCTGGGCCTGGCTGTCCGTCATGATGCGGTCACTGACACCATCGACATTGCCCCAAATCAGAGGGTGGGGACCAAACG ATACATGGCCCCTGAAGTACTTGATGAAACCATTAACATGAAACACTTTGACTCCTTTAAATGTGCTGATATCTATGCCCTCGGGCTGGTATATTGGGAGATTGCTCGAAGATGCAATTCTGGAG GAGTCCATGAGGAATATCAGCTGCCATATTATGACTTAGTGCCCTCTGACCCTTCCATTGAAGAAATGCGAAAGGTCGTATGTGACCAGAAGCTACGTCCCAACATCCCCAACTGGTGGCAGAGTTATGAG GCATTACGGGTGATGGGGAAGATGATGCGAGAGTGTTGGTATGCCAATGGTGCGGCCCGCCTGACTGCTCTGCGCATCAAGAAGACCCTCTCACAGCTCAGCGTGCAGGAAGATGTGAAGATCTAa
- the ACVR1B gene encoding activin receptor type-1B isoform X4 produces the protein MVSIFNLDGMEHHVRTCIPKVELVPAGKPFYCLSSEDLRNTHCCYTDFCNKIDLRVPSGHLKEPEHSSMWGPVELVGIIAGPVFLLFLIIIIVFLVINYHQRVYHNRQRLDMEDPSCEMCLSKDKTLQDLVYDLSTSGSGSGLPLFVQRTVARTIVLQEIIGKGRFGEVWRGRWRGGDVAVKIFSSREERSWFREAEIYQTVMLRHENILGFIAADNKDNGTWTQLWLVSDYHEHGSLFDYLNRYTVTIEGMIKLALSAASGLAHLHMEIVGTQGKPGIAHRDLKSKNILVKKNGMCAIADLGLAVRHDAVTDTIDIAPNQRVGTKRYMAPEVLDETINMKHFDSFKCADIYALGLVYWEIARRCNSGGVHEEYQLPYYDLVPSDPSIEEMRKVVCDQKLRPNIPNWWQSYEALRVMGKMMRECWYANGAARLTALRIKKTLSQLSVQEDVKI, from the exons ATGGTTTCCATTTTCAACCTGGATGGAATGGAGCACCATGTGCGCACCTGCATCCCCAAAGTGGAGCTGGTCCCCGCCGGGAAGCCCTTCTACTGCCTGAGCTCAGAGGATCTGCGCAACACCCACTGCTGCTATACTGACTTCTGCAACAAGATCGACCTGAGGGTGCCCAGTG GTCACCTCAAGGAGCCTGAGCACTCTTCCATGTGGGGCCCCGTGGAGCTGGTAGGCATTATTGCCGGCCCGGTGTTCCTCCTGTttctcatcatcatcattgttttCCTTGTCATTAACTATCATCAGCGTGTCTATCACAACCGCCAGAGACTGGACATGGAAGATCCCTCATGTGAGATGTGTCTCTCCAAAGACAAGACGCTCCAAGATCTTGTCTACGATCTCTCCACCTCGGGGTCTGGCTCAG GGTTACCTCTTTTTGTCCAGCGCACAGTGGCCCGAACCATCGTTTTGCAGGAGATTATTGGCAAGGGTCGGTTTGGGGAAGTGTGGCGTGGCCGCTGGAGGGGTGGTGACGTGGCTGTGAAGATTTTCTCTTCTCGCGAAGAGCGGTCTTGGTTCCGGGAAGCGGAGATATACCAGACAGTCATGCTGCGCCACGAGAACATCCTTGGATTCATTGCTGCTGACAACAAAG ATAATGGCACCTGGACACAGctgtggcttgtctctgactATCACGAGCACGGCTCCCTGTTCGATTATCTGAACCGGTACACAGTGACCATCGAGGGCATGATCAAGCTGGCCTTGTCTGCTGCTAGTGGGCTGGCGCACCTGCACATGGAGATCGTGGGCACGCAAG GGAAGCCTGGAATTGCTCATCGAGACTTAAAGTCAAAGAACATCCTGGTGAAGAAGAATGGCATGTGCGCCATCGCAGACCTGGGCCTGGCTGTCCGTCATGATGCGGTCACTGACACCATCGACATTGCCCCAAATCAGAGGGTGGGGACCAAACG ATACATGGCCCCTGAAGTACTTGATGAAACCATTAACATGAAACACTTTGACTCCTTTAAATGTGCTGATATCTATGCCCTCGGGCTGGTATATTGGGAGATTGCTCGAAGATGCAATTCTGGAG GAGTCCATGAGGAATATCAGCTGCCATATTATGACTTAGTGCCCTCTGACCCTTCCATTGAAGAAATGCGAAAGGTCGTATGTGACCAGAAGCTACGTCCCAACATCCCCAACTGGTGGCAGAGTTATGAG GCATTACGGGTGATGGGGAAGATGATGCGAGAGTGTTGGTATGCCAATGGTGCGGCCCGCCTGACTGCTCTGCGCATCAAGAAGACCCTCTCACAGCTCAGCGTGCAGGAAGATGTGAAGATCTAa
- the ACVR1B gene encoding activin receptor type-1B isoform X6 has translation MAESARASSFFPLVVLLLAGSGGSGPRGIQALQCACTSCLQANYTCETDGACMVSIFNLDGMEHHVRTCIPKVELVPAGKPFYCLSSEDLRNTHCCYTDFCNKIDLRVPSGHLKEPEHSSMWGPVELVGIIAGPVFLLFLIIIIVFLVINYHQRVYHNRQRLDMEDPSCEMCLSKDKTLQDLVYDLSTSGSGSGLPLFVQRTVARTIVLQEIIGKGRFGEVWRGRWRGGDVAVKIFSSREERSWFREAEIYQTVMLRHENILGFIAADNKDNGTWTQLWLVSDYHEHGSLFDYLNRYTVTIEGMIKLALSAASGLAHLHMEIVGTQGVHEEYQLPYYDLVPSDPSIEEMRKVVCDQKLRPNIPNWWQSYEALRVMGKMMRECWYANGAARLTALRIKKTLSQLSVQEDVKI, from the exons CTCTGCAGTGTGCGTGCACCAGCTGCCTACAGGCCAACTACACGTGTGAAACAGATGGGGCCTGCATGGTTTCCATTTTCAACCTGGATGGAATGGAGCACCATGTGCGCACCTGCATCCCCAAAGTGGAGCTGGTCCCCGCCGGGAAGCCCTTCTACTGCCTGAGCTCAGAGGATCTGCGCAACACCCACTGCTGCTATACTGACTTCTGCAACAAGATCGACCTGAGGGTGCCCAGTG GTCACCTCAAGGAGCCTGAGCACTCTTCCATGTGGGGCCCCGTGGAGCTGGTAGGCATTATTGCCGGCCCGGTGTTCCTCCTGTttctcatcatcatcattgttttCCTTGTCATTAACTATCATCAGCGTGTCTATCACAACCGCCAGAGACTGGACATGGAAGATCCCTCATGTGAGATGTGTCTCTCCAAAGACAAGACGCTCCAAGATCTTGTCTACGATCTCTCCACCTCGGGGTCTGGCTCAG GGTTACCTCTTTTTGTCCAGCGCACAGTGGCCCGAACCATCGTTTTGCAGGAGATTATTGGCAAGGGTCGGTTTGGGGAAGTGTGGCGTGGCCGCTGGAGGGGTGGTGACGTGGCTGTGAAGATTTTCTCTTCTCGCGAAGAGCGGTCTTGGTTCCGGGAAGCGGAGATATACCAGACAGTCATGCTGCGCCACGAGAACATCCTTGGATTCATTGCTGCTGACAACAAAG ATAATGGCACCTGGACACAGctgtggcttgtctctgactATCACGAGCACGGCTCCCTGTTCGATTATCTGAACCGGTACACAGTGACCATCGAGGGCATGATCAAGCTGGCCTTGTCTGCTGCTAGTGGGCTGGCGCACCTGCACATGGAGATCGTGGGCACGCAAG GAGTCCATGAGGAATATCAGCTGCCATATTATGACTTAGTGCCCTCTGACCCTTCCATTGAAGAAATGCGAAAGGTCGTATGTGACCAGAAGCTACGTCCCAACATCCCCAACTGGTGGCAGAGTTATGAG GCATTACGGGTGATGGGGAAGATGATGCGAGAGTGTTGGTATGCCAATGGTGCGGCCCGCCTGACTGCTCTGCGCATCAAGAAGACCCTCTCACAGCTCAGCGTGCAGGAAGATGTGAAGATCTAa
- the ACVR1B gene encoding activin receptor type-1B isoform X7 → MAESARASSFFPLVVLLLAGSGGSGPRGIQALQCACTSCLQANYTCETDGACMVSIFNLDGMEHHVRTCIPKVELVPAGKPFYCLSSEDLRNTHCCYTDFCNKIDLRVPSGHLKEPEHSSMWGPVELVGIIAGPVFLLFLIIIIVFLVINYHQRVYHNRQRLDMEDPSCEMCLSKDKTLQDLVYDLSTSGSGSGKPGIAHRDLKSKNILVKKNGMCAIADLGLAVRHDAVTDTIDIAPNQRVGTKRYMAPEVLDETINMKHFDSFKCADIYALGLVYWEIARRCNSGGVHEEYQLPYYDLVPSDPSIEEMRKVVCDQKLRPNIPNWWQSYEALRVMGKMMRECWYANGAARLTALRIKKTLSQLSVQEDVKI, encoded by the exons CTCTGCAGTGTGCGTGCACCAGCTGCCTACAGGCCAACTACACGTGTGAAACAGATGGGGCCTGCATGGTTTCCATTTTCAACCTGGATGGAATGGAGCACCATGTGCGCACCTGCATCCCCAAAGTGGAGCTGGTCCCCGCCGGGAAGCCCTTCTACTGCCTGAGCTCAGAGGATCTGCGCAACACCCACTGCTGCTATACTGACTTCTGCAACAAGATCGACCTGAGGGTGCCCAGTG GTCACCTCAAGGAGCCTGAGCACTCTTCCATGTGGGGCCCCGTGGAGCTGGTAGGCATTATTGCCGGCCCGGTGTTCCTCCTGTttctcatcatcatcattgttttCCTTGTCATTAACTATCATCAGCGTGTCTATCACAACCGCCAGAGACTGGACATGGAAGATCCCTCATGTGAGATGTGTCTCTCCAAAGACAAGACGCTCCAAGATCTTGTCTACGATCTCTCCACCTCGGGGTCTGGCTCAG GGAAGCCTGGAATTGCTCATCGAGACTTAAAGTCAAAGAACATCCTGGTGAAGAAGAATGGCATGTGCGCCATCGCAGACCTGGGCCTGGCTGTCCGTCATGATGCGGTCACTGACACCATCGACATTGCCCCAAATCAGAGGGTGGGGACCAAACG ATACATGGCCCCTGAAGTACTTGATGAAACCATTAACATGAAACACTTTGACTCCTTTAAATGTGCTGATATCTATGCCCTCGGGCTGGTATATTGGGAGATTGCTCGAAGATGCAATTCTGGAG GAGTCCATGAGGAATATCAGCTGCCATATTATGACTTAGTGCCCTCTGACCCTTCCATTGAAGAAATGCGAAAGGTCGTATGTGACCAGAAGCTACGTCCCAACATCCCCAACTGGTGGCAGAGTTATGAG GCATTACGGGTGATGGGGAAGATGATGCGAGAGTGTTGGTATGCCAATGGTGCGGCCCGCCTGACTGCTCTGCGCATCAAGAAGACCCTCTCACAGCTCAGCGTGCAGGAAGATGTGAAGATCTAa
- the ACVR1B gene encoding activin receptor type-1B isoform X8 produces MAESARASSFFPLVVLLLAGSGGSGPRGIQALQCACTSCLQANYTCETDGACMVSIFNLDGMEHHVRTCIPKVELVPAGKPFYCLSSEDLRNTHCCYTDFCNKIDLRVPSGHLKEPEHSSMWGPVELVGIIAGPVFLLFLIIIIVFLVINYHQRVYHNRQRLDMEDPSCEMCLSKDKTLQDLVYDLSTSGSGSGLPLFVQRTVARTIVLQEIIGKGRFGEVWRGRWRGGDVAVKIFSSREERSWFREAEIYQTVMLRHENILGFIAADNKGVHEEYQLPYYDLVPSDPSIEEMRKVVCDQKLRPNIPNWWQSYEALRVMGKMMRECWYANGAARLTALRIKKTLSQLSVQEDVKI; encoded by the exons CTCTGCAGTGTGCGTGCACCAGCTGCCTACAGGCCAACTACACGTGTGAAACAGATGGGGCCTGCATGGTTTCCATTTTCAACCTGGATGGAATGGAGCACCATGTGCGCACCTGCATCCCCAAAGTGGAGCTGGTCCCCGCCGGGAAGCCCTTCTACTGCCTGAGCTCAGAGGATCTGCGCAACACCCACTGCTGCTATACTGACTTCTGCAACAAGATCGACCTGAGGGTGCCCAGTG GTCACCTCAAGGAGCCTGAGCACTCTTCCATGTGGGGCCCCGTGGAGCTGGTAGGCATTATTGCCGGCCCGGTGTTCCTCCTGTttctcatcatcatcattgttttCCTTGTCATTAACTATCATCAGCGTGTCTATCACAACCGCCAGAGACTGGACATGGAAGATCCCTCATGTGAGATGTGTCTCTCCAAAGACAAGACGCTCCAAGATCTTGTCTACGATCTCTCCACCTCGGGGTCTGGCTCAG GGTTACCTCTTTTTGTCCAGCGCACAGTGGCCCGAACCATCGTTTTGCAGGAGATTATTGGCAAGGGTCGGTTTGGGGAAGTGTGGCGTGGCCGCTGGAGGGGTGGTGACGTGGCTGTGAAGATTTTCTCTTCTCGCGAAGAGCGGTCTTGGTTCCGGGAAGCGGAGATATACCAGACAGTCATGCTGCGCCACGAGAACATCCTTGGATTCATTGCTGCTGACAACAAAG GAGTCCATGAGGAATATCAGCTGCCATATTATGACTTAGTGCCCTCTGACCCTTCCATTGAAGAAATGCGAAAGGTCGTATGTGACCAGAAGCTACGTCCCAACATCCCCAACTGGTGGCAGAGTTATGAG GCATTACGGGTGATGGGGAAGATGATGCGAGAGTGTTGGTATGCCAATGGTGCGGCCCGCCTGACTGCTCTGCGCATCAAGAAGACCCTCTCACAGCTCAGCGTGCAGGAAGATGTGAAGATCTAa
- the ACVR1B gene encoding activin receptor type-1B isoform X2 yields the protein MAESARASSFFPLVVLLLAGSGGSGPRGIQALQCACTSCLQANYTCETDGACMVSIFNLDGMEHHVRTCIPKVELVPAGKPFYCLSSEDLRNTHCCYTDFCNKIDLRVPSGHLKEPEHSSMWGPVELVGIIAGPVFLLFLIIIIVFLVINYHQRVYHNRQRLDMEDPSCEMCLSKDKTLQDLVYDLSTSGSGSGLPLFVQRTVARTIVLQEIIGKGRFGEVWRGRWRGGDVAVKIFSSREERSWFREAEIYQTVMLRHENILGFIAADNKDNGTWTQLWLVSDYHEHGSLFDYLNRYTVTIEGMIKLALSAASGLAHLHMEIVGTQGKPGIAHRDLKSKNILVKKNGMCAIADLGLAVRHDAVTDTIDIAPNQRVGTKRYMAPEVLDETINMKHFDSFKCADIYALGLVYWEIARRCNSGVHEEYQLPYYDLVPSDPSIEEMRKVVCDQKLRPNIPNWWQSYEALRVMGKMMRECWYANGAARLTALRIKKTLSQLSVQEDVKI from the exons CTCTGCAGTGTGCGTGCACCAGCTGCCTACAGGCCAACTACACGTGTGAAACAGATGGGGCCTGCATGGTTTCCATTTTCAACCTGGATGGAATGGAGCACCATGTGCGCACCTGCATCCCCAAAGTGGAGCTGGTCCCCGCCGGGAAGCCCTTCTACTGCCTGAGCTCAGAGGATCTGCGCAACACCCACTGCTGCTATACTGACTTCTGCAACAAGATCGACCTGAGGGTGCCCAGTG GTCACCTCAAGGAGCCTGAGCACTCTTCCATGTGGGGCCCCGTGGAGCTGGTAGGCATTATTGCCGGCCCGGTGTTCCTCCTGTttctcatcatcatcattgttttCCTTGTCATTAACTATCATCAGCGTGTCTATCACAACCGCCAGAGACTGGACATGGAAGATCCCTCATGTGAGATGTGTCTCTCCAAAGACAAGACGCTCCAAGATCTTGTCTACGATCTCTCCACCTCGGGGTCTGGCTCAG GGTTACCTCTTTTTGTCCAGCGCACAGTGGCCCGAACCATCGTTTTGCAGGAGATTATTGGCAAGGGTCGGTTTGGGGAAGTGTGGCGTGGCCGCTGGAGGGGTGGTGACGTGGCTGTGAAGATTTTCTCTTCTCGCGAAGAGCGGTCTTGGTTCCGGGAAGCGGAGATATACCAGACAGTCATGCTGCGCCACGAGAACATCCTTGGATTCATTGCTGCTGACAACAAAG ATAATGGCACCTGGACACAGctgtggcttgtctctgactATCACGAGCACGGCTCCCTGTTCGATTATCTGAACCGGTACACAGTGACCATCGAGGGCATGATCAAGCTGGCCTTGTCTGCTGCTAGTGGGCTGGCGCACCTGCACATGGAGATCGTGGGCACGCAAG GGAAGCCTGGAATTGCTCATCGAGACTTAAAGTCAAAGAACATCCTGGTGAAGAAGAATGGCATGTGCGCCATCGCAGACCTGGGCCTGGCTGTCCGTCATGATGCGGTCACTGACACCATCGACATTGCCCCAAATCAGAGGGTGGGGACCAAACG ATACATGGCCCCTGAAGTACTTGATGAAACCATTAACATGAAACACTTTGACTCCTTTAAATGTGCTGATATCTATGCCCTCGGGCTGGTATATTGGGAGATTGCTCGAAGATGCAATTCTGGAG TCCATGAGGAATATCAGCTGCCATATTATGACTTAGTGCCCTCTGACCCTTCCATTGAAGAAATGCGAAAGGTCGTATGTGACCAGAAGCTACGTCCCAACATCCCCAACTGGTGGCAGAGTTATGAG GCATTACGGGTGATGGGGAAGATGATGCGAGAGTGTTGGTATGCCAATGGTGCGGCCCGCCTGACTGCTCTGCGCATCAAGAAGACCCTCTCACAGCTCAGCGTGCAGGAAGATGTGAAGATCTAa